CGGCACCGCGCAGGCGAAGGCCGCGCAGGAAGCGCGCGTGATGGAGATCATCGAGCAGCACGATACCGATCTCGTCGTGCTCGCGCGCTACATGCAGATTCTGTCGCCCGACATGTGCGACAAGCTCGCCGGCCGCGCGATCAACATTCACCACTCGTTCCTGCCGAGCTTCAAGGGCGCGAAGCCGTACTATCAGGCGTTCGACCGCGGCGTGAAACTGATCGGCGCGACCGCGCACTATGTGACGACGGATCTGGACGAAGGCCCGATCATCGAGCAGGAAGTGGAGCGCGTGGACCACAGCATGACGCCGGATCAATTGACGGCGATCGGCCGCGACGTCGAGTGCGTGACGCTCGCGCGTGCGGTGAAATGGCATGTGGAGCATCGCATCGTGCTGAACGGAAGCAAGACGGTCGTGTTCCGCTAGACGCTGCTGGACGCTGCTAGACGCCAAACGCACGAAAGCCCGCCGATCTTCGGATCGAGCGGGCTTTTTGCTTCTGAACGGCTGTGGTCAGACGAGCCGTAGATAGATCAGCTCGCGCTTGATGTACGCATAGAAAATCGGCGCGGCGATGACGCCCGGCAAACCGAATGCGGCTTCCATTGCCAGCATGGCGAGCAGCAGTTCCCACGCGCGCGCCTCGATCTGCCCGCCGATAATCCGCGCGTTCAGGAAGTATTCGAGCTTGTGAATGACGATGAGAAACGCGAGCGACGCGACCGCCGTGCCGAACGACACCGAGAACGAGATCGCGACAATGATGGTGTTCGAGATCAGATTGCCGACGACGGGCAAGAGCCCGAGGATGAACGTGATCAATACCAGCGTCTTGGAGAGCGGCAGGCGCTCATGAAAGAGCGGCAGCGCGACGAGAAGATAGAGCGCGGTGAACGCGGCGTTGATCGCCGAGATCTTGATCTGCGCAAACACGATGCGGCGGAACGCGTCGGCGAAACGGGAAACGCGCGTGACGAGCGCCGTCGAAAGCGGCAGCCGATGCGTCTGTTTCGGCGCGCCCACCGCGATGATCGCGCCGATGATCATGCCGATCAAAATGTGCCCGAAGCCGCGCGCCATGTCGCGGCCGCCTTCCTGCAATTGCTCCGAGTGCTTGCGCATGAGTTCGGCGGCGCGCT
The Caballeronia sp. M1242 DNA segment above includes these coding regions:
- a CDS encoding AI-2E family transporter; translation: MGKRNEAANEERRVRDLPARPVRLTSDMSLPKLPAVEIGSYIAAFLAMFLVLHLKLLGALLAGMLVFQLVHMIAPVIERHVMSKGARLIAVVLISAIIIGGLTGLTIATIEHFEHDVPSLQRLLDQLVSVTSHARLRVPDWIANYLPVDAGQMKERAAELMRKHSEQLQEGGRDMARGFGHILIGMIIGAIIAVGAPKQTHRLPLSTALVTRVSRFADAFRRIVFAQIKISAINAAFTALYLLVALPLFHERLPLSKTLVLITFILGLLPVVGNLISNTIIVAISFSVSFGTAVASLAFLIVIHKLEYFLNARIIGGQIEARAWELLLAMLAMEAAFGLPGVIAAPIFYAYIKRELIYLRLV